The region AGCGCATGGGTAATGATGCCCATGTCCCCGCCAGAGAGCATATACCCCCCAAAGACCATGCCCATCACGACCACGAAGCCCAGAATAATCGTCATTTGTTTTCCACTTGCAAGTTTCCAAGCACTTTAGGCATTTTCATTGAAATCTCAAGAACAGTTCATGTTCCTCCAAGTTTAAAAATTTGTCGCTCAAGACCAATTGCTATCTTTTCATGGTGTGACTAAAGTAAACTTCAGAATAAGCTGGAGAGTGCCGTGATCTCGGATGTTGAAACCACAATGATTGTCCTGATTGATGCGGACGATGTGAAATTCGCATTCTCGGGCTGGCCGGATCACATTTGCCTCGCGGCGTGCCTGTCCAGCTTTGGGACCTGCAGCATGATCGTGTTTCGCCGCGATGAACGCCACTTGATGCCGGATCGTTTGGTCAAGCTGCTGAAGCTGCGCCGCGAAAACACCTGCTTTATCCCCGAGGTCGACGGCTTCAAGACCAAGCAATTCCTATATTCCGACGAACGCCGGTTGATGGCGCTGGTCGCATCGGACCCGGTGGTGCTGGAAGAAGCGGTTGATTACGCCGTGAACTACAACTACGCGCTGGAAGAAGGGCTGGACCCCGCCAAGATGCTCGGCCTGGATATTCCCACTGCCGACCCCGTGGTCGCTGCACCGCGCGGCACGATGGTAAATGAAGAAGCAAACCCCATGCTGCCAGAGTTCCTGCGCCGCTCGGTCGAACGATCCCGCCGGCCGATCTTTGCCAGCCGACGGGTCCCCACCTTGGGCGAGTTGATCAGAGCCTGATCACCGCAGCGCGTTGCGCAGGTTCAAGAATACATCATCCTTCAAAGGTGCCGCCACAGGCTCGACATTCTGTGCGACCCGTTGCACCTCGCCACTGTTCTGTGGTGCTACGGGCGCAGGGATCGACGCCTTATATAGCTTCTCGCCGGTCTCGGCTGGCGGTGTCGCCGCATCAATCTGCGTCGGGGCTACGTCATCGCCGGCATAGTCCTCGACCTTCTGATATTGAACCGACACCGTGATCCGACGGTTAGACGCGTCGGTCGGATTTTCGGGCACCAGCGGCGCGGTATCGGCAAGGCCCGACACGCGGATGATACGATCACGTGCAACGCCCGAGGCTTCGAAAACACGGCGCGTGGCGTTGGCACGGTCCGAGGACAGATCCCAGTTGTCGTACTTCTGGCTATTGGCAAAGCGGACAGCATCGGTGTGCCCTGACAGCGTGATTTTATTCGGCAGGCGTGCCAAAGACTTACCCAAATTCGCGAGCAGCTGATCTGTGGCACCCTGCATTTCGGCGCGGCCACTATAGAACATCGGTTGCCCTTCCTGATCGATGATCTGGATCTGCAAGCCTTCGGGTGTTTGCTGGAAAATCAGGTTCTTCTTCAGCGGATCAAGGTCGGGATTCTCCTGCATCGCCTGCAAGATATCCTGCTCCAGCTTTTTGAACTTTTCATTGTCCAATGCGTGCACATTATCAATGGTCGCATCGCCAGCCGATTTTGACCCATCGGATGCGGTTTGCGACGCGCTGGCAACATTGGCCGCGGCGGGGTTTTCATGGGCACCGTCTTCGGAGCCGATCTGCGTCTCATCTGGCACCGACGTCGCGGTTTCGTCGCGGATTTCCCACTTGGCCGAGGCCGGATCGTCGATTTTCCCAAGCTCGCTGCCACGGGCCACAATCGCCCCATTCGAGGCGGTCAATGTACCGGGTGGCCCCAAGGTAGCACCGTCCAATACACCACTGCCGCCGGGCAGGGTCGCATTGGTAAAGTATTCGGCAATCCCGCGTAGCTTTTGCTCGTCCGCGCTCGAGAGAATCCACATCAGCAGAAAGAACGCCATCATCGCGGTCATGAAATCAGCATAGGCGACCTTCCAGCCGCCACCGTGATGTCCACCGCCTTCGATAACTTCTACTTTTTTAAATACGCGCGGCTGTGTCGTCGCTGCCATATGTCCTGCCTCTATTCTCGCGACCACGGGGGCCGGTTCGGCAGACGTGCTTCTGCACCGACTGCCTCAGAGACATGTATCGAGGGGGATTAGGTGCTCCGCAGGACAAAACGGTGGCAAAGGAAAGGCATTTGAACTTTACAGCTGCGACCCAAGATTTGCCTGCACCGCCTCGTCGCGGGCATACCGACCAAGGCCCGCTTTCTTTGCATAATCCGCTTTGCGCAAAGAATAGTTCGGTGCGACGAGGGGATGATCATCATCAAGATTGAACTTGATCCGGTATTCGCTCTCGCTCAACCCGTGCTCTGCGCGCAGGTGACGCTTGAGCATGGTAAAGGATCGGCCGCAGCACAGGCAGGTGACGGAATCATCCGTAAACGACTCGGCAACCGGCACCGCGGGAATGGCGGTTTCAGTCGTAAACTGCGCTGCTACCTTGCTGATTTCGGCCTTGGCG is a window of Sulfitobacter pontiacus DNA encoding:
- a CDS encoding flagellar motor protein MotB; this encodes MAATTQPRVFKKVEVIEGGGHHGGGWKVAYADFMTAMMAFFLLMWILSSADEQKLRGIAEYFTNATLPGGSGVLDGATLGPPGTLTASNGAIVARGSELGKIDDPASAKWEIRDETATSVPDETQIGSEDGAHENPAAANVASASQTASDGSKSAGDATIDNVHALDNEKFKKLEQDILQAMQENPDLDPLKKNLIFQQTPEGLQIQIIDQEGQPMFYSGRAEMQGATDQLLANLGKSLARLPNKITLSGHTDAVRFANSQKYDNWDLSSDRANATRRVFEASGVARDRIIRVSGLADTAPLVPENPTDASNRRITVSVQYQKVEDYAGDDVAPTQIDAATPPAETGEKLYKASIPAPVAPQNSGEVQRVAQNVEPVAAPLKDDVFLNLRNALR
- a CDS encoding MucR family transcriptional regulator — protein: MTEFTDPPVSEAAIRVITAFAGRESATVQDILALSQALPAALAGLQPAAAKAEISKVAAQFTTETAIPAVPVAESFTDDSVTCLCCGRSFTMLKRHLRAEHGLSESEYRIKFNLDDDHPLVAPNYSLRKADYAKKAGLGRYARDEAVQANLGSQL
- a CDS encoding flagellar motor protein encodes the protein MISDVETTMIVLIDADDVKFAFSGWPDHICLAACLSSFGTCSMIVFRRDERHLMPDRLVKLLKLRRENTCFIPEVDGFKTKQFLYSDERRLMALVASDPVVLEEAVDYAVNYNYALEEGLDPAKMLGLDIPTADPVVAAPRGTMVNEEANPMLPEFLRRSVERSRRPIFASRRVPTLGELIRA